A window from Opitutia bacterium ISCC 52 encodes these proteins:
- a CDS encoding acyl carrier protein, translating to MTKDDIKNIVLKIIAEIAPDEDLTDISPDVRLRDQLELDSMDFLDIVMELRKQHGIEVPESDYQELASLDSCANYLEPKFAALQGS from the coding sequence ATGACCAAAGACGACATCAAGAATATCGTTTTAAAGATAATCGCAGAAATCGCTCCCGATGAAGACCTTACTGACATTTCACCAGATGTGCGTCTCAGGGATCAATTGGAACTAGATTCCATGGATTTTCTGGATATTGTGATGGAACTGCGGAAGCAACACGGCATTGAGGTCCCTGAATCCGATTACCAGGAGCTAGCATCACTAGATAGTTGTGCCAATTACCTCGAGCCGAAGTTCGCAGCCCTTCAAGGCAGCTAA
- a CDS encoding beta-ketoacyl-[acyl-carrier-protein] synthase family protein produces the protein MSHHRIVITGIGLTAPNGNTLEEYRANLLNKVSTIQNIETRYMGTVHAGVCDFDPLKYQTKKAVRIGTRAGSVGIYCANEAITNSGIDWETFDKSRVGVYVGATEHGNVETENEIFNISKYDYDTRFWTHHHNPRTVANNPAGEITINLMITGPHYAIGAACAAGNAGVIQACQMLQLEEIDFALGGGVSESIHTFGIFAAFKSQNALATHEDPTKASRPFDMERNGIVVSEGGCLYCLERLDDAKARGANIIAEVSGWALNSDATDYVLPNPERQAQCMRAALKRANIEGSDIQIVNTHATSTKQGDIQECEAIGEVFGKSDSTYINNTKSFIGHSMGAAGALELAGNLPAFIDKMVHPTINVDELDPQCNVGNLVIGEPVELDRVDAIFNNSFGMLGINSSLVVTRFQD, from the coding sequence TTGAGGAATACCGTGCCAACTTGCTGAACAAGGTTTCCACGATTCAGAATATCGAAACCCGTTATATGGGCACCGTCCATGCGGGCGTATGCGATTTTGATCCACTGAAGTACCAGACCAAGAAAGCGGTCCGAATTGGCACCCGCGCTGGAAGCGTAGGAATTTATTGTGCTAATGAGGCAATTACCAATTCGGGTATTGACTGGGAAACCTTCGATAAGAGCCGAGTTGGAGTCTATGTAGGAGCGACAGAGCATGGCAACGTAGAGACAGAAAATGAAATCTTCAATATCTCCAAATATGACTACGATACACGATTCTGGACGCATCACCATAATCCACGGACCGTAGCCAACAATCCTGCCGGAGAAATCACAATTAATCTCATGATTACGGGGCCGCACTATGCCATAGGCGCCGCATGCGCAGCCGGTAATGCCGGGGTAATTCAAGCCTGCCAGATGCTGCAACTGGAAGAGATCGATTTCGCGTTAGGAGGTGGCGTCAGTGAAAGCATTCATACCTTCGGTATTTTTGCCGCCTTCAAAAGCCAGAATGCACTGGCAACGCATGAGGATCCAACGAAAGCGAGTCGACCCTTCGACATGGAGCGTAATGGCATAGTCGTGAGTGAGGGAGGATGCCTTTATTGCCTGGAACGCTTGGATGATGCGAAAGCCCGAGGAGCAAACATCATAGCGGAGGTTTCAGGCTGGGCGTTGAACTCGGATGCCACCGATTATGTTCTACCTAATCCAGAGCGGCAGGCCCAATGTATGAGAGCCGCGTTGAAACGCGCAAATATTGAAGGTTCGGACATTCAGATCGTTAACACGCACGCCACTTCTACGAAGCAAGGGGATATTCAGGAATGTGAGGCGATTGGGGAGGTTTTTGGCAAAAGTGATTCTACCTATATTAACAACACAAAGAGCTTTATCGGCCATTCTATGGGAGCGGCTGGAGCGCTTGAATTAGCAGGAAATTTGCCGGCTTTTATAGATAAAATGGTCCATCCTACAATTAATGTTGACGAGTTGGACCCCCAGTGCAACGTGGGGAACCTTGTAATCGGAGAACCGGTTGAATTGGACCGAGTTGATGCCATTTTCAACAACTCTTTTGGCATGCTGGGAATCAATTCTTCGCTTGTCGTGACCCGGTTTCAGGACTAA